Genomic segment of Coregonus clupeaformis isolate EN_2021a chromosome 34, ASM2061545v1, whole genome shotgun sequence:
TGATCATGTTTGCAAAATTGGATGGTTCATGATCTTCCTTTCTCATCATGATGCACTTACTTCACATCACCACTTGAATGCAGTGCTCGCTCAGCGCGTGGAGCAATCACTTTATGTAAGGTGTTTTTCAGAGCAATTTTTCATATCATCCCCGCAATGAAAAAGACAAAAAGTACACGGGTTTCTGGAAATTTTCGTCACATGACGTCAGAGCGGGGGTCTGAATCATTCACTAAAGATTCCACACATGATCCAGACATGCGCGTCAAATAGACTGACAGGAGAGGGTCATTCATGAATAATGCTCAACTGTCAAAGACACTTGAAAATGCATGTTCCAATGGAAAAGTAGTTTAACAGGTTGATAAACtacaatttatatttttaaaaagttGATATATTTGTCATTTCAGCTGCTAATTTGGGATTTTGTATAAAACAAATGATGTTCTCCATGATCATTTCCACTGATTGCTATTTCCCATTATACAATTCCATTCAACCCCTATCTCTAATATTGAAAAACTGCATACAACATGATCATTTGTCATAGAGTGTAATTTTTCTGTATCCGTGGAGAAAATCACTATTACAGCAAAGTAAATCTTGTATCATTGAGACATAATTTGAGGCAGTTGTACAGGCTACACTTTTAAACAAAAGAATGCCTGTGGTAAAGAAACGTCATAGGCTTCTATGGCTTATTGAGCAACTCTATCGTTTGAGTGTGTGCATAACAGATAATAGCCaatggtacactacatgaccaaaagtatgtggacacctgctcgtcgaacatctcattccaaaattatgggcattaatatggagttggtcccccctttgctgctataacagcctccactcttctgggaaggttttccactagatgttggaacattgctgcagggacttgcttccattcagccacaagagtattagtgaggtcgggcactgattttgggagattaggcctggctcgcagtctatgttccaattcatcccaaaggtgttcgatggggttgaggtcagggctctgtgcaggccagtcaagttcttccacactgatctcgacaaaccaattctgtatgtacctcgctttgtgcaagggggcattgtcatgctgaaacaggaaagggccttccccaaacagctgccacaaagttggaagcacagaatcatctagaatgtcattgtatgctgtagcattacagtttcccttcaatggaactaaggggcctagcccgaaccatgaaaaacagccccagacccttattcctcctccaccaaactttacagttggcactatgcatttgggcaggtagcgttctcctggcatccgccaaacctagattcgtccgtcggactgccagatggtgaagcgtgattcgtcACTCTAAAGagcgtgtttccactgctccagagtccaatggcggcgagctttacaccactccagccgacacttggcattgcgcatggtgatcttaggcttgtgtgcggctgctcggccatggaaacccatatcaatgtcttgtgctgacattgcttccagaggcagtttggaacatgGTAGTGTGTTTTGCTAcctaggacagacgatttttactcgctacccacttcagcactcggcggtcctgttagccgttgttgctcctagacacttccacttcacaataacaacacttacagttgaccggggcagctctagcaggtcagaaatttgaccaattgacttgttggaaatgtggcatcctatgaaggtgccacttgaaagtcactaagctcttcagtaaggccattctactgcgaatgtttgtctatggagattgcatggctgtttgctcgattttatatacctgtcagcaacaggtgtggctgaaatagccgaatccactaatttgaagggatgtccacatacctttgtatatatagtgtacataatGCATTGAATGCATGGAGGCTATGAAGTCCTAAATCATTTTAGGATAACATTCTCTAGTTAGAATGTACATATTATTTTCctgtttcaaatcaaatgtttctGTGGAACAAGCCCCACATGCCTGTCACGTTGTCTTGCTAAAACGCACCGATTCAACCATTGCCAGTTCCAGGGTTTCAGCGTTTCAGCGCCTGAGTGCTGGACAACTCCCGCTCTATTGCCGGTCGTGCGTTAAGGGGGATGGGGCACAATGCAAGCGCTTGACCTTGATCATTGTCGCAATATATGGCTATAATTGAAAGATTGTTCAGGTTGGTTTTAAGTTTGACGGGGGCGATTTTACTTTAGTCATTTGATTGAGGTATTGAAATTAACCACGCACAATGACCTCACCTGGCTTCCCGCTTTATGTATGTCACGCTGACAAATATTAGCATTCATGCATTGTCTCACAAATACGTGGTTGAACTAAACATGCATATGCACTTTATGACTCGGGCCATCTCATTGACGGGAAGGAAAAGTACTACAGTATTACATTCCGAGATGATGGGGGTGATGACGTAGATAGTATCCCCTAATGTGACCAGTGAAAAGGCATGCTGTTGGATTCAGGAATAAAAAAAGCCGAGGGAAGCAGGTCTTCAGAACAAAAAGTTTCCTCAGTGAAGACAAACGTGTGCGCTCTTTCTCCTGGGGTTGTGTGCATACAGAGATCCGATAATCGCGTTTTATGTGTGAGCGCACCGAGGGCTGGACACATTAAAGGAGCATCAGGAGGCGGCAGAGACGCTTTACAGACGAagcaagaagagagagaaagggaaggagagaaagggagagagagagactatctcACTCTCCCAGTCGCAGTCACAACCGGATCACATCCAGCGTCTCCCTCCACACGGCAATAGGTACGTGATGCTTTCCGAACTTTTACACACACAAATCTAGACTACAGGAACAGGCTATAGTACTTTAGAATGCTTGGAGGTAATGTTTGGAGGTCGTATTTTGCACTTTAGAATGTTTGGGGCAACACATTTGAGGTGCGTTGAAGCACTGTTTCTCTCGCAAGCACTACGTGATGAATAGATGGGGAGTTTGGATCATTTTTGTAAGCGTATTGTTCTCCAAAATTTAAGAAAACCCTATCCATTCTAAAAAATATGCATTCATTTCGTTTTTCCTCACTCTGACTTTGGAAATGTTAGATAGCTTTCGCACGTCTAACTTTGTAATCATTTCTTTCTCAGCAGGACAATGTCTAGTAAAGCGACTTTAGCCTTACTCATCTATGGAATCATAATGCATTACAGCATCCACTGCTCACCTCTCGGGCTTAGCTACCCTAACCTTAGGTAGGTACCTGTTCACTTCTCCTTCAACTGAGCGTCTCTGCATGTAAACGGAACATTGGAAAACGCATTGTTTCTGCTGCTGAGCACAGCTGTTGTTTATTAGATAAAGCCTACTGCAACCACATAGGTCTAAACCTATGCCATTTATTGCTATACCATTTTTTTTCGTTCAATCGATGTGTGGAGAAAAAAGAAAATAGATGATACCTAAATTCATACACCGTTTTCCCCTCCAGAGCAATTTGggtataaaaatgtatgctatGCATCGAAAGATACTGGTATATGTGTTTTATTTTGAGTGTGAATATGCTGTAATGTTTTGCTATGAGGGGCTTTAGAGCGCATGGAATCATAGCAGTGGAATAGAGCATATTACCAGCTACTGGTAGATCAAGCGTCTGATACAGAACTGTATCTCTGTGTTTAGACGCGTCCCGTGGGAATGACAGAGAGGGGTAATTTGCTGAGGCGTGAGGCAAACGTGGGAGCCACTAATTCATAGAATAACAAGATCGATTTCTTTTGTATTCTCTTAACTAAGCAGACACAATCTGCATAATTTTCTTTTTTGAATCACAACTATACATTTTAATGTAGTTTTTTAGATCTGGTTATGATGTTATTTAATTCACAATTACAATTATTTTAAATTAAACATGTTTTTTCCCCATTTCCGATGGGGTTGAATTTGGTTGCCTTTTGGGAGATATAGCCTATGGTTCCACGTGTTTTTATTTAAGGTGTTTAAGCTTAATTACGAATGGCCAATAGCAATTACAATTGTTACAAATTCAAGCAGATATATTATGGCTATTTATGGCCTATCAAATATTTTTTAATTCCTCTAATTTCTTAACATGGAATACAATCTAAAAATGCAAGTaatttatttcagttttattttcaGAATTGGTTTAATCAAGATTATACATGATTAATCCCATATCAAAAAGCATATAATATTCAAATGCATTTCCGATTTCAGACTTGAAAATGAGGTTTATGACGAGGATGGGAATTCGTTACCAGACTTGGCTTTTGACAGTGATCAGATTGCTATAAGAAGTCCCCCGTCTGTTGCGGACGACGTGTACACTTTATACTACCCACCGGAGAAAAGGTGATTATCGTTATAACTATATTCAACCTATTATTTTTTAATGTCGTTGACATTCATGCTAGACATTTCATTATCGGGCTCGTATTTATGTTCTTCTGTGTTATATGTTTTATGTTAgtaaatgtactgtactgtcaaGAATCACATTTTGTTATTTAATCTTCTGATGGAAATACCTATAGAAAATTATCCTTTAAAATAACAAACTTCCCACATTTTCATTGCAGCAAGATAGACTATGGTTGGTAGCCTGGTATTCCAACGTAGCTAATCGGAAAGCTCTGTAGGCTATATAATCAACTTAGAAGCCTATATTTAGTAAGCGAACTAAAACAGAACGAAATACTTTTAATATGAACTGGCCATTTCCAAAGTCATAAAATTAACCAGAATAGCATACTCCACTATTTCAGCTCACATTTTGGAAAGCAGCCCATATGACGCGTTGGATTTGGGaggctacatacagtatgttgccACTTACGTGTGATCATTTATTGTTTGGCGTTTTATCATCCCAGAACGGAAAGGCATGCAGACGGAATGTTTAATAAAGCCTACAGGAAAGCGCTGGGTCAGTTATCAGCAAGAAAATATCTCCATTCTCTGATGGCAAAGCGTGTAGGGTAAGGACATCTTCTTAGTTGTCGTCTCTTATTTTGTGATCTTAGTTATTTTTGGTGTTCGTTTTTCTTTTAACTCTGATTTCCCGAATACTCACTTTCATTCTATGTTTCGTCTAATTGTCCgtgtatctatgtgtgtgttCTTCCGACTTGAATTTGACGCCTTTAGGCACAGAGTAGGTTGACTTGATAAAATCTTCGACAGCGCAAATCCGGGTGCCGCATTGTTTAGATCGAATCCGTGGATCTCAGTGCTGATATTGTCTCTTTAAGTAGCAAAGCCCAGGATCCACGTGGATGAATACGTTTCATTTTCAGTATGAATAATTTATGGAGGTGGGGTGGGGGTTAGTACCAAGGGTTGAAGATAAATATAGGCTTAAATTATTCCCTACATCCTCGACCAGCCAGCCTAACCATGATGATATcgaaataaaaatcaatttggGAGGATTGATTAAAAGTTGAAGAGATGGGAAAATATTAAAAGTAAGAGCTGTGCAGTGCAGTCTATGGGCTACATTCCGAGGCAGGGTAGGCGTCTCCTAACAGTGAAAACTATCCTGCTCTTCCCCTTTCTAGTGGAGGGAGCACCATGGAAGACGACTCAGAGCCGCTTTCAAAGCGACACTCGGATGGGATCTTCACAGACAGCTACAGCCGCTACCGAAAGCAAATGGCAGTCAAGAAATACCTGGCGGCAGTTCTTGGGAAAAGGTATAGACAGAGATATAGAAGCAAAGGACGCCGGCTAGCGTATTTGTAGCGTTGCTAAACCAAACTACCATGTGTGTACAGCCCAGATCAAGTCATTTCGAGAAAACTGAACAATCAGTGGATCGCTCTTGTGTTCTTTAAACATGTATTTATGTATGAAGTAAAGCCATTAAAATTAATATTTTGATAATAATATTGTTTTTCTTTTGTACTTAAGCACTTGAGAACGCACAGATCTACTTTGTGGACCAATCCTTTTGTTCAACCTAAATATAgcctatatttatttatttttagaccTACTTAGAAAAGAAGAGGAAATGATGTGCACATGATCAATATGCTCTTTACCCTGTCTTTTAAACATTTAAATCTAGATATGAATGGGAGGGAAATAAATAGTTTAAAAGACAATCAATGTATTGAATGTTACTTTGTGGCAACTGAAATTAAGAGCTTAGTGTCTTTATTTACAACAGCCCTGAAGACTTAGGTTTTCACCATATTCTACAAGACATAGACTTTGATGCCCTCCCGGATGGGGATGAGTTTGAGGCTATTTTGGGAGACTGGCTGAAACAGTTCTCTCCTGAATTTCCGGTGAGTTCCAGGCTCTTTCCGAGGCCTTGTCTTGAGGGATGTCCCCTGTTCTTCCCTCTTTTTCTCACCTAAACCTTACCCTGTGATCTTACACTCCAGATACTAAATACAACCCAATCTCCTTCTTTCCTCATTTGTGCTCCCGTCTCTCTAGAGATAATGTACAACTGTATCTATATTCACACCTATACTGCATGTTGagcatacacatacagtatatgtatgAATGTGAATATAGATGCGTAGATATGTTTTACACATTTAATGTGTATGGATATACTGTAAATCTTCAAACAATTCCCCATAAATATCATATTGGAGGCTGTAGGATAATAATGTGATGCTAAACAGTATCATaaataaattatttatttaaggcCAAAACAGACATGACCCAACTGGCTCTAGAATCCTTATATATGGCGG
This window contains:
- the LOC121550016 gene encoding glucagon family neuropeptides isoform X4; this translates as MSSKATLALLIYGIIMHYSIHCSPLGLSYPNLRLENEVYDEDGNSLPDLAFDSDQIAIRSPPSVADDVYTLYYPPEKRTERHADGMFNKAYRKALGQLSARKYLHSLMAKRVGGGSTMEDDSEPLSKRHSDGIFTDSYSRYRKQMAVKKYLAAVLGKSPEDLGFHHILQDIDFDALPDGDEFEAILGDWLKQFSPEFPAL
- the LOC121550016 gene encoding glucagon family neuropeptides isoform X1, whose amino-acid sequence is MSSKATLALLIYGIIMHYSIHCSPLGLSYPNLRLENEVYDEDGNSLPDLAFDSDQIAIRSPPSVADDVYTLYYPPEKRTERHADGMFNKAYRKALGQLSARKYLHSLMAKRVGGGSTMEDDSEPLSKRHSDGIFTDSYSRYRKQMAVKKYLAAVLGKRLCDAECSLRLWCLASTLKSPRITDGYLVALQCCTSSAYVSLFGCCFCVAQTFDWIFSAIRCSLRALLLTIISFDDFFFRALRLRDL
- the LOC121550016 gene encoding glucagon family neuropeptides isoform X3 codes for the protein MSSKATLALLIYGIIMHYSIHCSPLGLSYPNLRLENEVYDEDGNSLPDLAFDSDQIAIRSPPSVADDVYTLYYPPEKSGGSTMEDDSEPLSKRHSDGIFTDSYSRYRKQMAVKKYLAAVLGKRLCDAECSLRLWCLASTLKSPRITDGYLVALQCCTSSAYVSLFGCCFCVAQTFDWIFSAIRCSLRALLLTIISFDDFFFRALRLRDL
- the LOC121550016 gene encoding glucagon family neuropeptides isoform X2, producing the protein MSSKATLALLIYGIIMHYSIHCSPLGLSYPNLRLENEVYDEDGNSLPDLAFDSDQIAIRSPPSVADDVYTLYYPPEKRTERHADGMFNKAYRKALGQLSARKYLHSLMAKRVGGGSTMEDDSEPLSKRHSDGIFTDSYSRYRKQMAVKKYLAAVLGKSPEDLGFHHILQDIDFDALPDGDEFEAILGDWLKQFSPEFPVSSRLFPRPCLEGCPLFFPLFLT
- the LOC121550016 gene encoding glucagon family neuropeptides isoform X5, which produces MSSKATLALLIYGIIMHYSIHCSPLGLSYPNLRLENEVYDEDGNSLPDLAFDSDQIAIRSPPSVADDVYTLYYPPEKSGGSTMEDDSEPLSKRHSDGIFTDSYSRYRKQMAVKKYLAAVLGKRYRQRYRSKGRRLAYL